The following nucleotide sequence is from Nothobranchius furzeri strain GRZ-AD chromosome 11, NfurGRZ-RIMD1, whole genome shotgun sequence.
GATGAGAGTAAAAATACTCATTCAGGATCTCCGTTGCCTGTTTGTTGAAGTTCCTTCTCTTCCGTCTGAATAGAAAGAGACAAAAAACCCTTAACTTCCActtttataaaaaaatatatataaggaTTGTTAAATCACATAAAGTCGGGCTTAAATGTTATGAGTTAACGCCTTAGCATTCCAGCATCCCGCccatgggacaaaaccccattgcgttcattaaacctggaaatttaagggaTTAATCTGAGTGACTGGTGGCGGGAACAGACCTGGCATCGAGAAAGCGTGAGCGCAGGATCATGACGGCCTCACAAGTGCTCTGCTTCAGCTGCATCTGGATGGAGCTGAACTTGCGGTGGATGATGCTGACCATGCGCTCAATCTCTTTGGGCGAGATGGGTCGTGTTCGAGACTGCTCCCTCAGCAGGTTCATCACATGGGTGGTGAACTCATTGCACGCCtgggtgcacagacagacagGATTCATAAGTAGAAAAACTATCGCCGAGGCTCGACAGCTTCAGACAGAACAAAAGGGTGAAATTGGATTCTGTGGATGCTGCAGCTTCGCTGGTGGGCCTTGACTTCACGCGGGCGGCGCTGACGTGTGTAACAGCGGTGGTGTTAGAGGTAATAAGAATAGTTTGAATTAAAGCAGCAGATGCAGCCCACTGTTTCAAGCCAAACAAATGCGGCAAGCGGAGGAGGCAGCGATACTTGCGGTGGTCTGAATATTAAAAAGACTTCTCTTCAATGGGAGAGAAAATGTGACAAGTGAAGAGAAATCTAAAATGACAGCAGGCTTTCAGTCCCGTTCACGTTCAAGAGGTTTAAACTGTCTCCTTCTCTTTTCACTCCATCTTTTCCGTCTACCTCTTTCTGCGTCGGAATCAGTCACTGGATATGACTGCATTCAGAGTCAAGGTGTCTGTTGCTTGTCAACACCGGGGTTACGTCAGTCAAAGTGATCCAGCGAGCAGCCGTTCTGCTCGCACGCACACGCCAGACACTGCTCACTCAGACTCACGCAGGGGTGTACATAGTGTGGTGACACAAAAATGCTCAGGTGTATATCGACTGTGACAGTTAGCGATGACTAGCCTTCCTCGGAGAAGATGACAAACCCGGAACGCTTTGACTTCCGAGGGAATGACAAGATGTTACAGTCTTTGGAAGAGAGCTGGGGTGTGACTGATATAATGGCTGCTTGGCTGCTAAAGGAGTCTCTGATAGCTCGCGTTGTCAGGCGTCGACCTGTACGTGCAGTTTTTAGGAAAGTCAGACCGTCATACTCACAATTAAGTTCCATGTAATTCACAGTTTACATATATTTCCTCAGTTTTTAAGATGTTATTTCCAAATATGTgatataaatttaaaaaaagggcTGTTGGGAAACAATAGCATCACCCTTTGACCATCAGCAGATAATTGGGAAATATTTTTCAAATATTAATCAAAAATTACCTCATTAGAAGCTTTGTCTTTACCCAGATTTCGTATCCACTGAGATAAAAACCACATTTTGGGGTTATTTTAACACTTAACAGCATGTATTATATCAAACAaagacatttttttgtttttataattaaaggtgtggatcacttgcttaatcagtacatttgcagtggtccctaGTAGAAACAAATGCCTTGTAAGTGGTTCTCGGGAGGGAAAAATATACTAGTGCACTATTTCCAGGAACTACCAgtaacccacatcacagctgagcttcagacaacagaatttggagtcttatttcctgatatttggacatctcgcctcagaacAAATAACAGCAACATGAATACCACTGACTTGTTTTACTCTCACAAATAACAcatgcctggaggagcttctcccGTCCGCTGGAGAAGTTGCTAAggcggttagcttaaactagccgagatgtttgttgctgattacTGGGCGTTactacaacagcctttcccgtagtgagtcaagatgggtgagtccatgaatgttaagtgacggtgtgaaatagatctgtcaggatttttaaatcctagagtttcacgtctatgctaactgttagcttctactaatagGGACGTTTGCTGCTGTTTCTtgaacactaaaccaacaacagcctcccttgtcatgagtcaagatggaagGGTAAGTGACAAAAGCTATGTTTACATGCGCCAAAGTTCCCCCAAATCCAATTCAAATCTCTGTTTCATGGACGCTAACTGAAAAGATCCAATCATGCCGTGAATATAATAAGATGAGCATGTACTGAGTTGTCTTTGCCgaaaaaaaattgtaaacaaatgtCATCTTGTTTGCACGTCTTTCTCCTTGCATTTTATTTCCTTGTTCTCTGGCTTTGTCCATTGACTTATGTTTTTCCCCTCTATTACGGACCTTGTTCGCATTTTTACCTGTATTCTTTTGTTTTAACTGATCACTTTAACTAAGCTACAGGCTCATACGTAACACTACTGCTTCTcctccacaggagaggagagcaggataACTTCTGTTTACCTCCCGCCATGTTTTCGACTTGTCCTGAGCATCTGCAAAGTCGGAAAGACGTCACGCTGAAGTTGCAGACATGAGCGGTGAGCTTTATTTTGCTCCACCAATCCAAATGGGTGTGTACAtagacgtcaatcggaatgataaTCAAACAAATCCACCTCTCTCAATTGGAGTAAAATTTCATTCCAGTCGGGCcgtatcggatcagaatattccgaatGACATGTTTGCATTAAGAATTTTTTATCTGATGGGGCATTCATTCTGATTACTTGTGTCCATGTAAACGTAGCTTGTGTGGCACAGCTCTGCTTTTCAAATAACAGATTTTTACTCAGAAGataatgcaagagataggtgtaggagattattttcatgttcagcctgcatgaaaaactctgagtgactgattataatcagaaataatcattaaaaatgggttttcagcgaaccacacctttaataaatcaaaaataaatacaataaatgggGCAAAAACATTATATTCTGTCAAGAAATAATGAAAAAAGTTGCTTTTAGGAGGGTAAATGAAGCTCATTGGACTTGCCTACATGTGgactttaaaataaaactcaaaaaataaatatatggGGTTTATTCAATAAGAAATTAAGGCAGCTTATTTGTGTTTATCCACCTCAGACTGGGAGCAACATCGTTCCCGTTCAGACATGATGCAACACGTGTGCCTTTTATATCATGTCATTAATTCTGAGACATCTGACAGTTGATCTTTTAGAGAAAATGTTTATGAACAACAGCCAAAGGCGATATTTTACTTATTTTGATGGATGTGAGAAGTTCAACTCTGAAAAAGAGAATTACTTTACATTTCTGTCTGCTTTGGAGGCTGAGGGATAAATAACAGCCTGAGGTTTTTAGGATGACGTTGTTTAAACACTCATATAAGAATGAAACTttagggtttaacaggttaaactGACGCCTGGTTCATGAGCATCAAATAAAATGCAGGAGCTCACCCTCACCTGTTCGTACTTCTCCAGCTCCGTGTGGTAGATCTGTCGGATCTGAGACAGCTTGGCCCGGTAATCGGAGTGTTCTGCTGAGTTGTCGGCGCCAACGCCACCAGTGGCCGCTGCGGCGGCTGCAGCTGCCGCCGACCCGCCACCTTTCTCCGGCCCAGCCACGCCCTCTGCCAGTAGCATGTTGTCCAGTCTCATCAGCTGAGGATCCGGAGGCTCCTCCTCCTGGGCGCCGCGGATACTGAGCACTGCAGAGGACAAGCAGGACGACATAAACACGACGACTCTAGAGATACGTCTTTGAACTGACAAAGTAcaaaggttaaaaaaataaaagacagaagagTATTACCGCCTCTGCCTGCAACTTCTTAAAATATGACCGTCGTTATAAAAGTTCAAGCCTGTGTTGTAAAAATCTGCAGCTCTCATTGAGTCTGGCACCTCAGCAAGACCATAAAATGATAATTTCATCGATTCACGCTATTAATTCACGAGAAAATTAACAAAGACCTCCAAAAGACTCTTTCTCTGCGCCCTGCATCCATAGCCGCTGTTTGATTTTGAGCTGATGGCTTCTTTGATCCCAAAACACAAATACAACAGTTTTACTTACACAAAAAACATCTGGCTCAAAAAGAGTGAAACAAGGTTCCAGGTAAACAAAATGTGGCCATAAATAAAGTAGACAAGTAAAAAAAGTCAAATCTGGTCATTTACAGGCGCCTCTGTATTAAATAACAAACCCCTGCTTTCTCATATCAGACAGAACCACCTAAAAGTGAGGCCAGTGACCGCTTGAGGATGATTGTTCCTGCTCTGCCTCTTTCTGCCACCAGAAGGCTCCCTCTGGTAAAGAAGCAGATCGTCCTGATTTCCTCAGAGGTGCTGGAAACAGCCGATCAGGTGCAGCCCTCTGTTCCATCCACTGTCTTCAAGGACAAAGACAAACctggctctgcctccctctgcctcacacatccATCACAGAGCCACCCGTGTGCAGCTCCTCTCTTCTACTGCTAGACGGTGAGAGTAAACGACAGGGCGGGAAACCCGCCATGGCTTCTTTTGTAAGGACGATGTAAGGCTCAGTCGCCCTGTGACCTTTCTGTCGAGCAGGAGGTCTAGATGGATTCCAGGCACTGGGCGGCTCCCCCCTTCTTTCCAACACGTTCCCCTCCTCTAACCATTCCTCCTCCTTTTTTCCTCTTCCTCCAGCAACATCATCCATTCCCATCAGCTCCAAAACATGAGCAAGCTCCGCTCAAGAGGCAAATGTCAATGGCCATCAGACGGCTGGAAAAGGTCAGGAGTTCAGATGAggcgcgtgtgtgcatgcgtgtgtgagggcgtgtgtgcatgtgggctAGTAGATGAATATGTGGAAAAATGTTTCCATGTGAATCACACCAGCGGGAAATTATAACACACGCCAATTTGATCCTGACAAAATAGTGGCACGTCCCGACCAGAGGGGGGAATCTAATGAGCCTAAGAGTGATTTATTCATTCCCTCTCCAGGTCCCCGAGTGCACAACTAAAAGCATGAAATGgattaaataaatacaattaataaggaaaatcaAACAATTCACTGTGCTGTGGCATAATTACCCTAACCACAGCCATCAGCATTATTTATTTCTGTTCAGTAATAGCAACCAAATCGATTAGACCTCAATGCCAGTCAGAGTGCTCGTTGTGAACCTTGCAACCGTGGACTATACATTAACGTAATCACCTGACAGTGGGAAGTGCCCTCTATTACAATAAATCACACGCAGCACAATAACACCAAAAaccttttaaacacattttacagTCTATTGCAGTAACAAAGGCTCCATGCCGCTCTCTGATTGTCTTTCTTCACTGACAGCCACAGATTAGTATCTATAAAAGGAAGACGGCCATCATCTCATCTTGATCATTACCGACAGACTTAATTGAACAATGAGAGGacacaatccccccccccccccccacacacacacacacacttctttctctctgctgcagcagcttcCTCCCCCTTTCCTTCCTCTTTTCTCCTTCCTTTTGTGCCTGAGATGTGGTCCACTAAACCCGAAAAGGAAAGGAATTAAAAATGAATCATCAACAATTTCTGAATAATGAATGGGCTTCTCAGAATAGGCCTTTTGTTTTTATAAGTTCATTTCGGCTGTTTTACTTCCTGTGAGGCATTACTGAGCTGAGCCGGTTGGAGATGATTCTAGAGACACTAAATTGTGAGGACATTTTCAAGTTTTATTCATGTCTAGTCTCGTGAAGGGTACAATAACTGTCTCAAGGACGTCTCATTTCATTCACGTACCCACTGAGCCCTCCCAAAGTTGTCTCAAAATTGTTGCATTTTCCGAAACTGAATTGAGAACGAATGGAGACAGGTAGGCGCTTACGACAAGTCGATGGATATTTATATGGAGCTAGGATAGGGGcattattacatgtaacttgtgccaagttttgtaactgtaagttttgttttttagcATATAATTTACATTTCTAACACCTAacctttgttttgtagcatgaaaTTCCCATTTTGTAACCCAATACTCTCATTTTGTGGTAAGTAACTTTTGGTACGCAAGAAAAAGAGAATTAtatgctacaaaatgaaagttacatgttacaaaacaaaaggtaTGTGCTACAcaatgtgaattacatgctacaaaatgaaagttacatttataaaacatgttacaagttacaaaacttggtacaagtcacgtgtaatattgtcccaatcctagctccatatgtTTAGGGGCAAATTTTGTTTGCAAATCATGTATTCAAAATTCCCACGATAGGAGAGTGAGGCCCTGAGAGACTCACATGTGGAGATTGCAAATGTTTTTGAGACAGATCtgaaacactttattgaatgctgTCACCAACCGccacagcccagtgagatacGAGTTTTGGAAATTTCCATCAGTACTCTGGAAAAAGCCGTCAAATCTGCACAAAAACATGAAGCTTCACGCTTTTGTGAACAATCCCAGACATCCAACGTATTGCCCTATGAGCGCTTTcaaattaaaacatgtttaattaATGATGTTGGAGCGTTCTGTCACAATCTGGAAGATTTAAAATCAAACAAGGCAGGAGTGATGTGCCTGACAGTCATGATGAAAGTTTATCCCTTCTGCTTCTAACTGGCAGCAAGCAGCAAACACTGGACTGGATCCATTTCCCATCAATACAGTAATGCAATACACTCTGCAGCACTGTAGTGTAGATATGTgtgcgtttgcgtgtgtgtgtgttcttgcgtcCTTTTTTCCTTGTTCTCGTCCACATCACATGACCCCAGAGAGGACCAGGCAGTGGCTGTGCTCTCTATTGATTGTGTGGGCACACGTCATCTAGCGTTTCAGCAGTTAATAAATCAGGCCTGCTCCTGACAcaaatgcgtgtgtgcgtgtgggccTGTCACAGAGCAGTCAGCAGGAGTGAAAGCGACAGCCGCATGATAATGTAACATCACCACCATTCATCCCTGCCACACAGCATTCTgagacaaaacaacaacaacctggGAACTTGAAAAAAGCAGCGTGACTTACAGCAGACATGACAAGTATCACTAATACAAACTCCCTCCTCCCACCCCCTCCACCCCTCAACAATCCTTCCACGAGTTCAGCTCCTGCCTTCATCTGCATGTGATCCAACCCTGATAACGCAGTCTTCATCACATCACTTCACATAAACAAAGCGTATTTAATCTAGATGAAGGTTGGTTTCATCAGGACAGGAATGTAACATTCTGGGAATGCAGCAAAACACAAACGATGATTAAATCCATTTAAAATATTTCTATAACTCTTATTTAGCTGACAGCTGAACAAAGTTCTCATAAGTTGATGAAAAAGTTTCCCAAAGCTACATTTTCCTATGTTTTAAATACTCATGAACAAATGCTGTACTCCACTCCTTCAACACAATTCCAGACAATAAACAGTCAATCAAATAAGTGTTGCTCCAATTCATTCATCTTTCTTTTTATTAGAGCTTGTTGCCTACAGCAGAAGGCGTGGCTATGAGTGCAACCAAGGGAGAAAAACGTCCAGAGGAGTCACTTTTTTTTTCTAATGTATAAAATTTGAACTCTGGTGTGAAAGCTGAAAGATATCTACTTAAATCTAGTCCAAACACAGACCATCATGTGGGAGGTTTGAAAGAAGAGCATACAgtttaaaacaaacacaaacatacagaaaaacaaacaaacaataaattcAAATATAATTGAATTTTATTCCAAAAATACTGGATAAACTTTTACTCAGTCTAAAAAAGTGTCtgtaatttcacacacacacacacacacacacacacacacacacacacacacacacacacacacacacacacacacacacacacacacacacacacacacacacacacacacacacacacttagatatGCATCTTTGTATTATCATAGGTCCAACTTGTATTTATTTCTCCACACATTATAAATAAAACCTGAAATTCTTTACTATCTCAAACAGAAGTTGATGATTATTGAATGAATATTTCTTCTACAGTCTTTAACTACTTTTTAGTTTACAACAGTATCCTAACTTTTGGCTTTATTCAtattaaaagaacaaaaaaagacaacaaaaatGCAGATTCTAGGCTTCATTTTTGTGCTTCTGGATAAAATTCTTCGTCACTTGTTTTGCATCTATGTTGTGACActaagcagttttttttttacactttaaccAATTCCtttacagggtttcccccagaaaatgagttaagcctggc
It contains:
- the pbx1a gene encoding pre-B-cell leukemia homeobox 1a isoform X6 — its product is MDEQPRLMHSHGVGMAGHPGLAQHMQDGTAGTDGEGRKQDIGDILQQIMTITDQSLDEAQARKHALNCHRMKPALFNVLCEIKEKTVLSIRGAQEEEPPDPQLMRLDNMLLAEGVAGPEKGGGSAAAAAAAAATGGVGADNSAEHSDYRAKLSQIRQIYHTELEKYEQWIRNLGKDKASNEACNEFTTHVMNLLREQSRTRPISPKEIERMVSIIHRKFSSIQMQLKQSTCEAVMILRSRFLDARRKRRNFNKQATEILNEYFYSHLSNPYPSEEAKEELAKKCGITVSQVSNWFGNKRIRYKKNIGKFQEEANMYAARTAVNATSVSAHGSQANSPSTPNSAGGYPSPCYQPDRRIQ